A region of Streptomyces sp. NBC_01264 DNA encodes the following proteins:
- a CDS encoding DEAD/DEAH box helicase has product MNRTTRMNDRSSSSRTGGSNSSYGSYGGSSGSGSRSFGSRFGSSAPSRSSGPKRSGGGGYGRRPAAPQGEFALPVTVVPALPAVEAFADLAMPSQLLATLTREGMTTPFPIQAATLPNGLAGRDVLGRGRTGSGKTLAFGLALLARTAGQSAESGQPLALVLVPTRELAQQVTAALTPYARAVKLRIATVVGGMPIHRQAGALRAGAEVVVATPGRLKDLIQRGDCRLNQVGITVLDEADQMADMGFMPQVTALLDQVRPEGQRMLFSATLDRNVDLLVRRYLTDPVVHSVDPSQGAVTTMEHHVLHVQNFDKQAATTEIAAREGRVIMFLDTKHGVDRLTEHLLSNGVRAAALHGGKSQPQRTRTLTQFKSGHVSVLVATNVAARGIHVDNLDLVVNVDPPTDPKDYLHRGGRTARAGESGSVVTLVLPNQRRDMVRLMQAAGITPQTAQVRSGEAELSRITGAQTPSGVPVVITAPVTERPRGGAGATSRGRRSRPAQDRRSRTGTTARGPQRQSPAAAAA; this is encoded by the coding sequence ATGAACCGTACGACCCGCATGAATGACCGGTCTTCGTCCTCCCGTACGGGTGGATCCAACAGCTCCTACGGCTCCTACGGCGGCTCCTCCGGCTCCGGCAGCCGCTCGTTCGGCAGCCGATTCGGCTCGTCCGCCCCCAGCCGCTCCAGCGGTCCCAAGCGCTCGGGTGGCGGCGGCTACGGGCGCCGTCCCGCCGCACCGCAGGGCGAGTTCGCCCTGCCGGTCACCGTGGTCCCCGCGCTGCCCGCCGTCGAGGCGTTCGCCGACCTGGCGATGCCGTCCCAGCTGCTTGCCACGCTCACCCGTGAGGGCATGACCACCCCGTTCCCGATCCAGGCGGCCACACTGCCGAACGGCCTCGCGGGCCGGGACGTCCTGGGGCGCGGCCGTACCGGCTCCGGCAAGACCCTGGCCTTCGGCCTCGCGCTGCTGGCCCGTACCGCCGGCCAGAGCGCCGAGTCGGGCCAGCCGCTCGCGCTGGTCCTCGTACCCACCCGTGAGCTCGCACAGCAGGTCACGGCGGCTCTCACGCCGTACGCCCGCGCCGTGAAGCTGAGGATCGCCACCGTCGTCGGCGGCATGCCGATCCACCGCCAGGCCGGCGCGCTGCGCGCCGGGGCCGAAGTGGTCGTCGCCACCCCGGGCCGCCTGAAGGACCTCATCCAGCGGGGTGACTGCCGGCTGAACCAGGTCGGGATCACCGTCCTGGACGAGGCCGACCAGATGGCCGACATGGGGTTCATGCCCCAGGTCACCGCGCTCCTCGACCAGGTGCGCCCCGAGGGCCAGCGGATGCTGTTCTCCGCCACCCTCGACCGCAACGTCGACCTGCTGGTCCGCCGCTACCTGACGGACCCCGTCGTGCACTCCGTGGACCCCTCGCAGGGCGCCGTCACCACGATGGAACACCACGTCCTGCACGTCCAGAACTTCGACAAGCAGGCCGCCACGACCGAGATCGCCGCCCGCGAGGGCCGCGTGATCATGTTCCTGGACACCAAGCACGGCGTGGACAGGCTCACCGAGCACCTGCTGAGCAACGGCGTGCGCGCCGCGGCGTTGCACGGCGGAAAGTCGCAGCCCCAGCGCACCCGTACCCTCACCCAGTTCAAGTCCGGGCACGTCAGCGTTCTCGTGGCCACGAACGTCGCGGCCCGCGGCATCCACGTGGACAACCTGGACCTCGTCGTCAACGTGGACCCGCCGACCGACCCCAAGGACTACCTGCATCGCGGCGGCCGTACGGCCCGCGCCGGTGAGTCCGGCAGCGTCGTCACCCTGGTCCTGCCCAACCAGCGCCGCGACATGGTCCGTCTCATGCAGGCTGCGGGGATCACCCCGCAGACCGCCCAGGTCCGCTCCGGCGAGGCCGAGCTGAGCCGGATCACCGGCGCCCAGACGCCGTCCGGCGTCCCGGTCGTCATCACGGCCCCGGTCACCGAGCGCCCGAGGGGGGGCGCCGGCGCCACCTCCCGCGGCCGCCGCAGCCGGCCCGCGCAGGACCGGCGCAGCAGGACCGGCACGACCGCCCGGGGCCCGCAGCGTCAGTCCCCGGCCGCCGCGGCGGCGTAG
- a CDS encoding TolB family protein, with translation MTRSRRLLLLALAVLLLGGLAGVLVVRAAARSEQTRAGDPTAAPGKVMLDRRGALAFLNGAQGPHRGALVSVPDSSPQEARTASGLTCLRFHAAGGTGVCLSSAPGALAQDNRALIVDSELRTRREFPLAGTPSRARVSPSGRFAAWTVFVTGESYGSAFFSTRTSIVDTRTGTLEPDLEKFAIELEGRPYSASDANFWGVTFSKDDDTFYATLATGNQTYLVKGSIARRSVTTLASNVECPSLSPDETRVAYKKRVQRGASLWREHVLDLRTLREQPLTEKRSVDDQALWLDDRTLAYALPAEGSVDTTDLWTVPADGTGAPRLLAPAASSPTRLG, from the coding sequence ATGACGCGCTCACGCCGGCTGCTCCTACTCGCCCTGGCCGTGCTGCTCCTCGGGGGCTTGGCCGGCGTGCTGGTGGTGCGCGCCGCCGCCCGCTCGGAGCAGACCCGCGCGGGCGACCCGACGGCCGCCCCGGGCAAGGTCATGCTCGACCGGCGCGGCGCTCTGGCCTTCCTCAACGGCGCGCAGGGGCCGCACCGCGGAGCCCTGGTTTCCGTACCGGACAGCTCACCGCAGGAGGCACGGACCGCCTCGGGCCTCACCTGCCTGCGGTTCCACGCCGCGGGCGGCACCGGCGTCTGTCTGAGCTCCGCCCCGGGCGCACTCGCCCAGGACAACCGGGCGCTGATCGTCGACTCCGAACTGCGCACGCGGCGCGAGTTCCCGCTCGCGGGCACCCCCTCGCGGGCCCGGGTCTCCCCGAGCGGCCGCTTCGCCGCCTGGACCGTCTTCGTCACCGGGGAGTCCTACGGCTCCGCGTTCTTCTCCACCCGGACCTCGATCGTGGACACCCGTACGGGAACGCTCGAACCGGACCTGGAGAAGTTCGCCATCGAGCTGGAGGGCCGCCCCTACAGCGCGAGCGACGCCAACTTCTGGGGCGTCACCTTCTCCAAGGACGACGACACCTTCTACGCCACGCTCGCCACCGGCAACCAGACGTACCTGGTGAAGGGTTCGATCGCGCGGCGCAGCGTCACCACCCTCGCCTCGAACGTCGAGTGCCCGTCCCTCTCCCCCGACGAGACCCGGGTCGCGTACAAGAAGCGGGTACAGCGCGGCGCGTCCCTGTGGCGCGAACACGTACTGGACCTGCGGACGTTGCGGGAGCAGCCGCTGACGGAGAAGCGCAGCGTGGACGATCAGGCACTCTGGCTCGACGACAGGACGCTCGCCTACGCCCTGCCCGCCGAGGGTTCCGTGGACACCACGGACCTCTGGACGGTCCCGGCGGACGGCACCGGAGCCCCGCGCCTCCTGGCTCCGGCGGCCTCGTCGCCCACCCGGCTGGGCTGA
- a CDS encoding SCO5918 family protein, whose product MRFVIARFPFDLTKAGVLESMKGVKPEPITADSVVIGRRSYPVKQVGAVITRQDRRDFTAAEVIRALTALGFTCRPLETVPAPAVGLTPLEKASAMLGAPSGV is encoded by the coding sequence ATGCGCTTCGTCATCGCCCGCTTTCCGTTCGACCTGACCAAGGCCGGGGTCCTGGAATCGATGAAGGGCGTCAAGCCCGAACCGATCACCGCTGACTCGGTGGTCATAGGGCGTCGGTCCTACCCCGTGAAGCAGGTGGGCGCCGTCATCACCCGCCAGGACCGCCGCGACTTCACCGCCGCCGAGGTGATCCGGGCGCTGACCGCGCTGGGCTTCACCTGTCGCCCGCTCGAGACGGTCCCGGCGCCCGCCGTCGGCCTGACCCCGCTCGAGAAGGCGTCGGCCATGCTCGGCGCCCCCTCGGGCGTGTAG
- a CDS encoding cold-shock protein: protein MANGTVKWFNAEKGFGFIEQEGGGPDVFAHYSNIASQGFRELQEGQKVSFDIAQGQKGPTAENIVTA from the coding sequence ATGGCTAATGGCACCGTGAAGTGGTTCAACGCGGAAAAGGGCTTCGGTTTCATCGAGCAGGAGGGTGGCGGTCCTGACGTGTTCGCCCACTACTCGAACATCGCCTCGCAGGGCTTCCGTGAGCTTCAGGAAGGCCAGAAGGTCAGCTTTGACATCGCGCAGGGCCAGAAGGGCCCGACCGCCGAGAACATCGTCACCGCCTGA